The Pirellulimonas nuda genome includes a region encoding these proteins:
- a CDS encoding alpha-L-fucosidase, with translation MNGLLRTALLSLLLSPLSETAWADQPPTNAANAAPDRMEWWKDAKFGMFIHWGVYSQAGGEWKGDTNHAEWLQFTANIPLAEYSAYARKFNPVRFDADEWVKIASDAGMKYLVVTAKHHDGFAMYDSPSSDHNIVKGSAFGRDPLKELSDTCRRRGVRFCVYYSLGRDWEDPDVPTGGSRGMKPGWRSNLIDFPDESKKDFSRYFERKVKPQVRELLTNYGPIGVMWFDTFELINREQSEELIQMIRTLQPECIINSRVGRDLGDYNVAEQNIPAEASGMPWESCMTMNNHWGYNKADDEWKSSDELLRKLIDIVSKGGNFLLNVGPTGEGVIPEPSVERLRDMGQWLSVNGEAIYGQGDCTLTHAPQSTSSRY, from the coding sequence ATGAACGGCTTGTTGCGCACGGCTCTCTTGTCGCTACTTCTTAGTCCGCTGTCGGAAACCGCATGGGCCGATCAGCCGCCGACCAATGCGGCCAACGCGGCGCCCGACCGCATGGAATGGTGGAAGGACGCCAAGTTCGGCATGTTCATTCATTGGGGCGTCTACTCGCAGGCGGGGGGCGAGTGGAAGGGCGACACCAACCACGCCGAGTGGCTGCAGTTCACCGCCAATATCCCCCTAGCTGAGTACTCCGCGTATGCGCGAAAGTTCAACCCGGTGCGGTTCGATGCAGACGAATGGGTAAAGATCGCAAGCGACGCCGGTATGAAGTACTTGGTCGTAACCGCCAAGCATCACGACGGCTTCGCTATGTACGACTCGCCGTCGAGCGACCACAACATCGTCAAGGGGTCGGCGTTCGGCCGCGACCCACTCAAGGAACTGTCCGACACGTGCCGCCGGCGTGGCGTGCGGTTCTGCGTCTATTATTCGCTGGGACGCGACTGGGAAGACCCGGATGTCCCCACCGGCGGAAGCCGCGGCATGAAGCCCGGGTGGCGGAGCAACCTGATCGACTTCCCCGACGAGAGCAAGAAGGACTTCAGCCGTTATTTCGAACGCAAGGTCAAGCCACAGGTGCGCGAGTTGCTGACCAACTACGGCCCTATCGGCGTGATGTGGTTCGACACCTTCGAGCTGATCAACCGTGAGCAAAGCGAGGAGCTCATCCAGATGATCCGCACCCTGCAGCCGGAGTGCATCATCAACAGCCGCGTCGGCCGCGACCTGGGCGACTACAACGTCGCGGAGCAGAATATTCCGGCAGAGGCGTCCGGTATGCCCTGGGAGTCCTGCATGACCATGAACAACCACTGGGGCTACAACAAGGCGGACGACGAGTGGAAGAGCTCCGATGAGCTGCTGAGAAAACTGATTGATATCGTCAGCAAGGGGGGCAACTTCTTGCTTAATGTGGGCCCTACGGGCGAGGGCGTCATCCCCGAGCCAAGCGTTGAGCGGCTCCGCGACATGGGTCAGTGGCTGAGCGTGAACGGCGAGGCGATCTACGGGCAGGGCGATTGCACGTTAACTCATGCCCCGCAGAGCACTTCGAGTCGGTACTGA
- a CDS encoding ISAs1 family transposase — MAEVSEAGIARHFEGLTDPRRREPIYPLVNVVVMALCAVLSGADDFVSIAAWSREKRGWLAKFLDLSAGVPSHDRFNAVFAALNPAEFEKCFLSWVTALHEVTDGQVIAIDGKTLRRSFDAASSKAAIHMVSAWATANHIALGQVVTDAKSNEITAIPRLLEMLEIKGCLVTIDAMGCQREIAERIVEGGGDYVLATKGNQPNLCEAIDAFFTAQLEDDCRNVACRRHESHEKGHGREEDRYYYLTKLPEGFPEREKWRGLKAIGMAVRITTHSDGAQTFDTRYYITSRYMSGKKFAEAVRGHWGIENSLHWQLDVTFGEDQCRVRKGHADANLSLLRRTALSLLKNNTSRKLGVKNKRLTAAWSDQYRLEVLCGA, encoded by the coding sequence GTGGCCGAGGTTTCCGAGGCAGGGATCGCGAGGCATTTCGAGGGGCTAACCGATCCGCGTCGGCGTGAGCCGATCTACCCGTTGGTGAACGTTGTGGTGATGGCGTTGTGCGCGGTCCTAAGCGGGGCGGACGACTTCGTGTCGATCGCCGCGTGGTCGAGGGAGAAGAGAGGGTGGCTGGCGAAGTTCTTGGACCTGTCGGCGGGCGTGCCTTCGCACGACCGCTTCAACGCGGTCTTCGCGGCCCTCAACCCGGCCGAGTTCGAGAAGTGCTTCTTGAGCTGGGTCACCGCGCTGCATGAGGTCACCGACGGCCAGGTGATCGCGATCGATGGTAAGACGCTGCGGCGCAGCTTCGACGCAGCGAGCAGCAAGGCGGCGATCCACATGGTGAGCGCCTGGGCGACCGCCAATCATATCGCCCTGGGGCAGGTCGTCACCGACGCCAAGAGCAACGAGATCACAGCCATCCCAAGGCTGCTTGAGATGCTGGAAATCAAGGGGTGTTTGGTGACCATCGACGCGATGGGGTGTCAACGGGAGATCGCCGAGCGGATCGTCGAAGGGGGCGGCGACTACGTGCTGGCGACCAAGGGGAACCAGCCGAACTTGTGCGAAGCGATCGATGCGTTCTTCACCGCGCAACTGGAAGACGACTGCCGGAACGTGGCGTGCCGACGGCACGAGTCGCACGAGAAGGGGCACGGCCGCGAGGAAGACCGTTACTACTACCTGACGAAGCTGCCGGAGGGGTTTCCCGAGCGTGAGAAGTGGCGTGGGCTCAAGGCGATCGGCATGGCGGTCCGCATCACCACCCATAGCGACGGCGCACAGACATTCGACACGCGCTACTACATCACTAGCCGCTACATGAGCGGCAAGAAGTTCGCCGAGGCGGTGCGCGGCCACTGGGGGATCGAGAACTCACTCCACTGGCAGCTCGACGTGACGTTCGGCGAAGACCAATGCCGCGTCCGCAAGGGACACGCCGACGCCAACCTCAGCCTGCTGCGCAGAACGGCGCTGAGCCTCCTCAAGAACAACACCTCCCGAAAGCTCGGCGTAAAGAACAAACGCCTCACCGCGGCATGGAGCGATCAGTACCGACTCGAAGTGCTCTGCGGGGCATGA